The following proteins are co-located in the Spea bombifrons isolate aSpeBom1 chromosome 3, aSpeBom1.2.pri, whole genome shotgun sequence genome:
- the LOC128483700 gene encoding alpha-1,6-mannosyl-glycoprotein 2-beta-N-acetylglucosaminyltransferase-like — protein sequence MRLKLHKKKIVALLLLLGVGLCVCLLFLSATPDQSPTLVVPSHPAVRKSHSAFQLPRGSLLQMRLSAYRNNLHQPVLNGERFPGRPDLVVVVQVRGGPGIGPRLRLLAESLKAAGPGATSRLLLVLSMEKPCPEAAEAMKSIDFCQVLPIYFPYSLSFYPYEFPGADPADCPRDLPRESAALKGCRNAEHPDSHGHYREAAFTMDKHHWWWKLHFTWERLRDVSGHGGHVVFIEEGSYLLPDWLHMLRLMQAQCLEDGCQLLSLGGTAVLEPSADPQHVELSGWVAPKHRSAVAMPREVYYQLMGCLAEFCTYDDYNWDWSLQHVSAACLPHPLKVLSTRLPRVLTLPANGACGRAGPCDNTEEASQALRAQVRELGGRLFPRSLIVAVRQQEARNPPQAKNGGWGDVRDHALCRSYARL from the coding sequence ATGCGCCTGAAGTTACACAAGAAGAAGATCGTTGCCCTCCTGCTCCTGCTGGGCGTGGGGCTTTGCGTctgcctcctcttcctctccgcCACCCCCGACCAATCGCCGACCCTGGTGGTGCCGTCCCACCCCGCGGTGCGCAAAAGCCACTCTGCGTTCCAGCTGCCCCGGGGGTCCCTGCTGCAGATGAGGCTGTCCGCTTACCGCAACAACCTGCACCAACCGGTGCTGAACGGCGAGCGCTTCCCGGGGCGCCCGGACCTCGTGGTGGTGGTCCAGGTACGAGGAGGTCCGGGCATCGGCCCCCGACTGCGTCTTCTAGCAGAGTCCCTGAAGGCCGCCGGACCCGGGGCCACCAGCCGTCTCCTGCTCGTGCTCAGCATGGAGAAGCCGTGCCCGGAGGCTGCGGAGGCCATGAAATCCATAGACTTCTGCCAGGTGCTGCCCATATACTTCCCGTACAGCTTGAGCTTTTACCCGTATGAGTTCCCCGGAGCCGACCCCGCTGACTGCCCGCGGGACCTGCCCCGCGAGTCGGCTGCTCTGAAGGGCTGCAGGAACGCGGAGCACCCGGACAGCCACGGCCATTACCGAGAAGCCGCCTTCACCATGGACAAGCACCACTGGTGGTGGAAACTCCACTTCACCTGGGAGAGACTGCGTGATGTGAGTGGGCACGGCGGGCACGTCGTTTTCATCGAGGAGGGCAGCTACCTCCTCCCCGACTGGCTGCACATGCTGCGTCTCATGCAGGCGCAGTGCCTGGAGGACGGGTGCCAGCTGCTCAGCCTCGGGGGTACGGCCGTCCTTGAGCCGTCGGCCGACCCCCAGCACGTGGAACTGAGTGGTTGGGTGGCACCTAAGCATCGGTCGGCGGTTGCCATGCCACGAGAGGTGTATTACCAGCTTATGGGCTGCCTGGCGGAGTTCTGTACCTACGACGATTACAACTGGGACTGGAGCTTGCAGCACGTCTCCGCCGCGTGCCTCCCGCACCCGCTGAAGGTTCTGTCCACCCGCCTGCCTCGAGTGCTCACCCTGCCGGCCAACGGAGCCTGCGGGCGCGCCGGCCCCTGCGACAACACCGAGGAGGCATCGCAAGCCCTCCGGGCGCAGGTCAGAGAACTCGGCGGCCGCCTCTTCCCCAGATCTCTGATCGTCGCCGTCCGACAGCAGGAAGCGCGGAACCCCCCGCAGGCTAAAAACGGCGGCTGGGGGGACGTCCGCGATCACGCTCTGTGCCGGTCCTACGCCAGGCTGTGA